GTGAGGAACGGCTGGTCGAAACCAAACTTGGCGTTGAGCGTGCGCCGCTGGTCCTCCGTGATCGACGCTCCGGGCCGCGCTTCGGCGGCTGTGTTCGAATCGCCGATACCGCGCATGCGCAGCAGGCGCATCTCCACAGGGCCGCCGGGGAGCACACGGGTGAGTGCGAAGCACACCAACGTGATTCCGATGAACGTCGGAACGGCCAGAATCAGCCGCCTGAGAAGGTAGAACAGACGATTCATGCGGGAACGAGAAAAAGGGCGACAGGTCGATCCGCCCTATTCGGTCTTAAGGTACGTGCAGACGAATTTGACTTTGCCGGTATGCCGGGCCTTGGCCATCTTCTTCTTGATGTCCGCGCGGCGTTCATCAAGCAACTCGACCGGGATGGATTTCAGGCCGAACCCCCAGTCACACATGTCATCAAAGGTTCGCTCCATGAACACGTACCCCTTCTGTCCCATGCGGAGGTTGAGATATTGGGTGAAGATGAAGATTTTCTTCCCCGCTTCCAGCGGTTCCACAACGGACAGGAATTCCTCATGCACAGTCTCGCCCTTGGTCGCCACCAGCTTGATTCGCCCCTCGAAGGCTGAGATTGTCTTATCCGAGATGTTTTGGATCTCCGTGCTAAACCATCCCGAGTCCTGCTCGTCGTCGTAGTGATAATAGGCGTTGTGAATCTTGATGATCCGTTTCGTCGGGATGTCGGTGGTTTTCTTCGCCTCCGCAGCATGCCTCTGCCAGAAGACCATCCCGCCGGCAGCGAGGGCACACACCAGCCCGACGATCACCAGCCCCGTCTTGCGGCTGGTCCGGAAGCATTGGACGCACGCCAGCAGGGCACCCAGCGCGGCAATGCCCACGGCAATCTCGCCCAGCGTGGCGACACGCGCAGTCTGCTTGCCGAACATCACAAAGCTCGCGAGCGCGAGCGCGATCAATCCGGCAAGTACGGCCAAGAGATTCATCTGTGCGATCCTTTCGGTGTTCCGGCATGCAAACCGACGGCCCCCAATGTGCGCGAGGGCGACGGCGTTCTGAGTACCCGCATCACGGTCGGTATATATATATCAGTGCGGGCTGGCGCCGTCAAGTGCGGCAGCAAATCTAATTTTGATTCCATTCTGCCGGTCGAAATCGAAAACGCTATCGGTATCGGGGTCGAATTTCCGCCTTCTTGGTCGATCCCGATTTCGATGACCATCATTAGAATTGCTGCAAGCGCGGGGTTGGCCGCTTGGCCGCGTCTCCGCAAATGTTATTGACCCGGGACCCCTTGAGCCGATAAGCTATGCCCTGTCAATGCGCACATCGGTGCGGTCAGCGGGAACACGGAATGGACATGTCACAAGAAAAAAACGAGCCGATCTCCCTCGATTTGGTTTTTGCCCCCAGTTGGGCGCGCCAGTCACCTGAAGAGCAGCAGAAGCGATATGCGCGGGAATCGCATGACGGCGGCAGTGACGGGCGCGAGAGCCGTGACCGCCGGGGCGATTTCGGTGAGCGCCGTGACCGGCCGGCGCGGCGGGACGAACGCCGCGGCGGTTTCGAGAAGATCGACCGACGCCCCCGCGTCGAACGGCCGCTGCCCCCGCCCAGTAGCGTCCGCGATCCCTTCGTGCGTCCCAAGGGTCCTCCGTCCGTGCGGCCGGCCGAGGTTTCGGATCGCGCCGCGCCGCGCGGCCCGTACGCCCCCCAGCAAGCGCCCGAGCCCGAACCGCTGCCCTTTGAATTGCGCCTGCTCCCCGAACAAAAGGCGTTGGGCGCCATCATCCGGCGCATTCAAACGTCGCATCGCGCCTATCCGCTCCGCGATATCGCGCACCTGTTCCTCGACAATCCCGCTTCCTGCCTGACGCGGATGGAATTGCGCAAGGACCAACCCCCACATGCGAGATTGTTTCAGTGCAAGGTCTGCGGACTCCCGGCGCTGACCGAAGAGGAAATTGGCGCGCATATCGTGGCCTCGCATCTCGATCACTTCTTCGATATTGCTGACATCGAGGGCGATGCGCCTGCCGGTCATTTTACGTGCGTCGCCCGTTGCGGCCTTTCGGGTGTGCTCCTGGGGCCGCCCAATCATCACAGCTATGCGACGAAGGTTCAGGAGCAGTTGCGCTTCCGCTATGCCAACATGTCCCCCGAGGCCTATCAATCCCGGATCGAGATGGTCCGCGATCCGGAGGTGATCGAACAGTGGCGCGAACAGGCCAAGAAGAAGCGGCTCTACCGGCTCAAACAGGTCGTTCCTGCCGAGCGTCCGGCTGCAGCAGAAGGGTCTGTCGATGGGACCGCCGACGGAGCCGCCCCGGCGGAAGGCGCCGAACAGCCCGCCGCCGAGGATGTGGTGACCGCGCCCGCGCTGGAGCGTGACGCCGCCGAGCGGCTGTTGCAGCGCGAGATCGTGCCCAAGCAGATCACGGCGGCCCGTTCGCTGGTCGCCACGGTCGATGTCGTGCGCAAGACGCCCAGCCCGAAAGTCGCCTATGCGCTGCGCGAAGCGCTTTTCAAAGAACAGAAGTTTCCGGCGTCGCTCTTTTTTGCGCTGCGCGGCGCGTTCCGCCATCGCAAGCTCCACATCTTCAAGGCGAATGATCCCCGAGGACCGGATTTCGTCGTGATCACGATACCCGCAGCGCTGGATATCCTGCACGCCACCGAGGATCTGCGCACGATCCTCGGATTCGTGGCTGATCATCCCGGCTCCACCCGCCAGAACGTGTTCGCCGCCGTCGCGACGGCGGATGAGGCGAAACAACAGGCGGCCGCCACCTCGCTCAACTGGCTCATCGAACGCGGCAATCTGATCGAATATTACAACGGCGTGCTCAGCCTGCCGGCCGAGAATCCCGCATTCCGCTACCTGCCGGGAGAGCGGCCGGGCGGCGGCGCGCGCGGCGATACGGGTCCGCGCCGGGATGAGCCGAGGCGGCATCCCGCGCCGCGACCCCAAGCGCCCGCTCCCGTTGTCAAAAAGGAAACGCACGCCCGTGAGGCCGCGCTGCCGAATGCGCCTGTTGCCGACGCGGCGGCTTCGGAGGCCGCCCCGGCTGAGGAAACGCCTGCTGATGAATGAAAGCCGTCCGCGTGCCGAACAGGCGGCGGTGTGGGTGGTCGGCTGCCTGGGGATGCTGGGGCGCGAGCTGAAGGAGATGCTGGTCTCCGCCGGCTTCCCCTGCGTGGGGACAGACCGCGAGTGCGACATGGGCGATGCGTCAGCGCTGCGGACGTTTGCGGCGGGGCGTCGGATCGGATGGATCGTGAACGCCGCCGCCTACACGGCGGTTGACCGGGCGGAGGATGAACCCGATGAGGCGCGGCGTCTCAATGCCCGGGGCGCGGCCAACTGTGCGATGATCGCAACCGCTTGCGGAGCGCGGCTGATCCACCTCTCGACGGACTATGTCTTTGACGGGACGGGGCGCCGACCCTATGCCGAGGATGATCCGGTTTCCCCGATCGGCGTGTATGCGCAGACCAAGGCGGAAGGGGAGCGGCTGGTTCTCGAGGCTTGCCCCGGCGCGATCATTCTGCGAACCGCGTGGCTCTACGGGCGCCACGGCGGCAACTTCGTTCATACGATGCTGCGCCTGATGCGGGAGCGGGACAGCATCCAGGTGGTCGCAGACCAGTTCGGCACGCCCACCCGCGTCAGGTCGCTCTGCGCCGTGATTCTGGCGCTGATCACCCGTTTTTCAGACGCCTCCGGGATCTACCATGTCACCGACGGCGGCGAGACGACCTGGCATGAGTTTGCCTCGGCTATCGCCGAGGAGGGGCGGCGGCTGGGTCTGATCCCGGGCACCTGCCGCATCGAGCCGTGCGCTACCGAGGCGTATCCCACGCGCGCGCGGCGCCCGGCGTATTCGGTCCTATCCAAGGCCAAGATCACCGCGCTGCTCGGCGTTGCGCCAACGCCGTGGCGGGAGGCGTTGGTAGAATACCTGAAGGGGATGCAGGCGACAACGGCAGACTCAATCGCGAAGCAGCCGTGAGCACGCCCCCGTCCAATAACTGCTCACTGCGGGGCAATCGAATAGACCCGCAAGCCCCTGATCGCTCCCCCGGTGACCTCCGGGAGACGGCTTTCCGGAAACGGCCCGGGCGTGAATGCGTCCTCGGCTCCCCACACCAGATAGTAGTCGATGCCGTGCTGCCTCAAGGTCGCCAACAATCTCTCCTCGCTGCCGCTTTCCGCCTTCGTCACACGGCCGAAGTAACGCGCGTTCATGTGGAAGGCGGCGAATAGCACCCGGTCCCAGCAGTCGTTGGAGGCCAGATTGCCGTGTATCTGGAAGTCCTGCGTCAGTCTCGCAGCCAACCGGACATGCTCACGACCTTGGTTGGATTTAGCAATCAGCTCGTTTAACGCCGGCACGGCGCACGTCAGGACCAGCCAGATCGCCAGGAAGCAGGAGAGCGCCTTTCTGCCGCAGGCAAGCGCTTGCAGCGCCAACACAGTCATCAGAATCAGCAGCACCACCACCAGCCATAGGTAGCGGATTTCAACAAAGATCGGCATGTAGCCGCCCGCGAAGATGGCGACCGTGAGCATGAGCGGGAGCGCCCCGGTGGCGAGCGAGTGGATCGGCCGACCCGGAGACTCACACGCCCCGGTCAGCCCCTTCGAATCAGGTTGGATATCACCGTGATGGGCGGAGGAGGCGCCAGACGAGTCGCTGCCCGCGACCGACGATTGACGTGTCGCCAGCCTGCGGCGGCGGAAGAGACCGGCCAGGACAGACCCGCACCAAAACAGCAGCGTTCCTGCCGCAAACGGGAACAGGACGGTGATTTGACGGCTCATCTCCCACAGGTTGCCGCCGACCAATCGAAGTTGGTGTTGGAACATCGCCTGTGACTGCCACGGCCCCCACGTGTTGAGTTTAACCACGGTCGGGTCATCCCAGTAACTCGTGGCGCCGGGACTCGGGGGTGCGAGAAGGGTTTCAAACACCGGGTCCTCGCCGAAGTATTCCGGGCCAACCATGGCGAAGGCGCGTTTCCCCGCCGTGCCAAAGGTGAAGGCGCCGTACGTATGGGTCAGCAATCCGACCCATGGCCCGATGACCGCGATAAAAACCAACAGCCCGAGGGCGAAGTTGCGAAGCACCCCACGACGAGCCTGACCTGCCAGCCCTGGCGGAGTCGGACTGACCGCTGAATAGCCCTTTCCGAGTGAGAGCGTCGAGGTTCCTGAAGAGGCCCGATACAGGTGCATCAGGTTGAGCATGACAAAATGGGCTAGGAAGAACGGCAATGCGTAGCTCTTGGCCAGATAAGCCAACCCGCCGAACAGCCCCGCACCAACTCCGCGGAGCCCATGGTCGCGATACCTCTCCGGCAGCACGAACCCGCAGTACATCGTCAACAGGAACAGCAGCAGGACATCGGGGGTCACCAGGATCATCGAATAGTTCGCCAGGGGCACGGCCAGGCACAGGGCCAGCACGCCGACCGACCATCGGCTGGCGCCGAGTTGCCGGGCAAGCCAGCGGACGGCAAACAGGGTTGCCAGCCCAGCGGCCAGCTCGACCAGTCTGGCCGCCCACAGGGGCTCGGCGCCCAGCGCCAGCGCCGGCACCATCAGCCACGAGAGGAGCGGACCCCAGTAGCCGTTGATCGTCTGGGCGAAGTCACCGGCCAGACATTGCCGGGCGATGGAGACATAGGCGGTCGCGTCTGTGTTGATCCGGCACTCGTAGGCCGTCCGGAAGACCAGACCGAGTGTCACAAAAACCAGCACCGCCAAGGCGAACAGGGCGTCGCCAGAACAGCGCGACTGGCGGTCTGGCACCGCTGGAGCGATACCGTTCCGCATCCCGTGACGCACGGTCACGGCGACACCCTCCTGCGGAACACGAACAGATTGTTGAGCCCCAACTGAAAACGCTGGTGCTTCATCAGGTCCAAGTTGAGGCCCGCGAAAATCGCCGGCGTTTGGCTGGCCGAGAACCCGTGATGTTCCTCCAGGGCGATGCCATCGATCAGACGCAGAAACCGCAGCAGGTCGAGGATCCGGTCCACCAGGGCCGACGGCACGGTGATCACCAGATGACCGCCGGGCTTGAGATGGGCGGCGCACGCACGCGCCAGACGATCAAGCTGATCCGGCGGGATATGCTCGATCACCGCCAGGAGGATGATGGCATCGAACGGCTCATGGTTCGGAAGCGCGTCGGGAAAGGGTCCGCGGATCAGACGGAACCGAGGACGATCAACCGGTTCCATCAGGGCGCTATCCAGCCCCACATACTCACCGAGGCCCGGAATACGGCGGAACAAAACACCGTCGGCGCAGCCAATATCCAAGACGCGGCTGCCCGGTGGCAGATACGGACGCACCTTTGCAATGCGCCTGTTTTGAATAAAACGGTCCAACGCCTTCATGCGTTCAGCCCTTTCGCTGGGTGTTCATTCCCAGCCCCAGCACGCTGAGGAAAAAACTGGACAGGATGGTCTGAATGCCCACGGCGAGGCAGACCCCGGACGGAATTATCACCCGGAGAAGATGGTGTGGGTCCATCTCACCAAAGCGCTGTCGATTCCAGAGCATGAAGCTGTAGGCCGAGCCGGTCAGCCCCATCGCCAGCAACGCCCCGCCGACGGCCAGACCGACCTCAAGGGTGAAATAATCGAAGAGGCGGTCTAGCAACCGGTTTTGCGGAATCAATCCTGAGTTGGCGGCAAAGATTTTGCTGAACGTGGCAAACAAGATCGCTTGGTAGCCGATCAACACCGCGATGCCGGCGAAGAAAAGCGTGTGAACATCCAGCGTCACGCGACCCACCTGGATGGGCCCTCGCAACAAGCTTAGGCCGACCACCAGTCCGGCCAGCATACACGCCGCACCCGGATAAAGGAACAGCCACCGCGGGCTGTAGAGCAGCATGAAACGTAAATGCCGCCAGCCATCGCGCCACGGCCGCAGGTGCGGCGGACGATCACGCCCATCTTTCGCCAGCGTGGCGGGCACCTCGATCATCCGCATGCCGAGAAGCGCGGCCTTGATCACCATTTCAGAGGCGAACTCCATCCCGGTCGTCCGCAGGTCCATCCGCTTGAGGGCCTCCAGCGAGTAGCCGCGGATGCCGCAGTGAAGATCCCGCGCGGCGGTGCGGAAGAACAAGCGGCCGATACCGGACAGCACCGGGTTGCCGATCATCCGGTTCTTCCACGGCATGGCGCCAGGTTGGATGCAGCCGGTGAACCGGTTGCCCATCACCAAGTCGTAGCCTTCGCGCAGTTTTGCCACAAAAGGCATGAGGTTTTCGAAATCGTAGCTGTCGTCGGAATCGCCCATGATGATGAACCGCCCGCGGGCGGAGAGGCTGGCCGCCTGCACGGCCGCCCCATAGCCGCGGATCGGCACGTCAACCACCCGGGCACCCTGGCGTCGGGCAATGTCCTGAGACCCGTCGATTGAGCCGTTGTCACCAATGACGATTTCCCCGCGCACGCCTGAAGTTGCCAGAAACGATTTCGCCTTGCGGATGCAGCGTTCCAGCGTCAACGCCTCGTTCAGGCATGGCATCACGATGGTTAGCTCGACCCCGTCGGTGGACGTTTCGGTGATCATAGTGGTAAGAGGCTTGTGCAAAACCAAAAACGAGTGAAGAGTATTGCACGTTCCCGTAAACTTGTCCAGTAACGCCCCTGTATTATTTTTGCAACTACTTGCACAACAACAATTTAAATTATAATAATCCGGGGTTGTCGAGCGCAGGCAAGTGATGATCGAGCACGTCGGCATCGGCCTGTAGCCGGCCTGCGCTCTGGCTGGCAGGGACATGGGATTGCCAACGGCCGGGTCAACCTTTTTCGCGCCAAGGCCGCCCATTTGGCGGGATACACACCGTTTCTT
This genomic stretch from Lentisphaerota bacterium harbors:
- a CDS encoding class I SAM-dependent methyltransferase, producing the protein MKALDRFIQNRRIAKVRPYLPPGSRVLDIGCADGVLFRRIPGLGEYVGLDSALMEPVDRPRFRLIRGPFPDALPNHEPFDAIILLAVIEHIPPDQLDRLARACAAHLKPGGHLVITVPSALVDRILDLLRFLRLIDGIALEEHHGFSASQTPAIFAGLNLDLMKHQRFQLGLNNLFVFRRRVSP
- the rfbD gene encoding dTDP-4-dehydrorhamnose reductase, with protein sequence MNESRPRAEQAAVWVVGCLGMLGRELKEMLVSAGFPCVGTDRECDMGDASALRTFAAGRRIGWIVNAAAYTAVDRAEDEPDEARRLNARGAANCAMIATACGARLIHLSTDYVFDGTGRRPYAEDDPVSPIGVYAQTKAEGERLVLEACPGAIILRTAWLYGRHGGNFVHTMLRLMRERDSIQVVADQFGTPTRVRSLCAVILALITRFSDASGIYHVTDGGETTWHEFASAIAEEGRRLGLIPGTCRIEPCATEAYPTRARRPAYSVLSKAKITALLGVAPTPWREALVEYLKGMQATTADSIAKQP
- a CDS encoding glycosyltransferase family 2 protein; translated protein: MITETSTDGVELTIVMPCLNEALTLERCIRKAKSFLATSGVRGEIVIGDNGSIDGSQDIARRQGARVVDVPIRGYGAAVQAASLSARGRFIIMGDSDDSYDFENLMPFVAKLREGYDLVMGNRFTGCIQPGAMPWKNRMIGNPVLSGIGRLFFRTAARDLHCGIRGYSLEALKRMDLRTTGMEFASEMVIKAALLGMRMIEVPATLAKDGRDRPPHLRPWRDGWRHLRFMLLYSPRWLFLYPGAACMLAGLVVGLSLLRGPIQVGRVTLDVHTLFFAGIAVLIGYQAILFATFSKIFAANSGLIPQNRLLDRLFDYFTLEVGLAVGGALLAMGLTGSAYSFMLWNRQRFGEMDPHHLLRVIIPSGVCLAVGIQTILSSFFLSVLGLGMNTQRKG